From the genome of Nicotiana sylvestris chromosome 2, ASM39365v2, whole genome shotgun sequence, one region includes:
- the LOC138883488 gene encoding uncharacterized protein, translated as MNVDGDMSDETNSYDDINGLLNDQFRDIAQAEGLYEGPNEDANKFYNLVDEASQELYPGCKGFSRLSFTIRLYLLKCLHGWSNASFTSLLELLKEEIPELNIPLSYNNAKSMVKNLGLDYEKIDACPNDCMLFRNEHKADEYCHVCGSSRYIKYPEADSEVECSKKAHRVSAKTLRHFPLIPRLKRLFMCSKTTNTLRWHDEEHSKDGKLRHLADAQAWKDFDSLHPDFARDSHNLRLGLASDGFNPFRIMSISHSTWPIILMVYYLPPWMCMKPEYCMLSLLIPGSRSPGNDMDIYLQPLIEELNVLWESGVETYDASRNQTFQMRAALLWTISDFPAYAMLSGWSTKGKLACPCCNYGTNSRYLKHSRKMCYMYHRVFLPMDHPWRSNKRSFNGKTEFRPPPPLLKGTDVLNDLENINNVFGKKRKRTNDGPWKKKSIFLNYLLATQFITS; from the coding sequence ATGAATGTTGACGGTGACATGAGTGATGAAACTAACTCGTATGATGATATTAATGGGTTATTGAATGATCAATTTAGAGATATTGCACAAGCCGAAGGACTTTATGAAGGTCCAAATGAAGATGCCAATAAATTCTATAACTTAGTTGATGAGGCAAGCCAAGAACTATATCCTGGTTGTAAAGGATTCTCTAGATTATCATTCACAATTCGTCTATATTTGTTGAAGTGTCTACATGGATGGAGCAATGCGTCATTCACTTCTCTTTTAGAGTTGTTGAAAGAGGAGATTCCCGAGTTGAACATTCCTTTATCCTACAATAATGCCAAGTCTATGGTTAAGAATCTCGGTCTTGATTATGAAAAAATCGATGCATGTCCCAATGATTGCATGCTATTTAGGAATGAACATAAGGCTGATGAATATTGTCATGTTTGTGGATCTTCCAGATATATTAAATATCCTGAAGCAGATAGCGAGGTTGAGTGTTCTAAAAAAGCTCATCGCGTTTCAGCAAAAACTTTGAGACACTTTCCATTAATTCCTAGACTCAAAAGGCTATTCATGTGCTCAAAGACAACGAATACATTAAGGTGGCATGACGAGGAGCATTCTAAAGATGGAAAGTTAAGGCATCTTGCTGATGCCCAAGCATGGAAAGACTTTGATAGCTTACATCCGGATTTTGCAAGAGATTCTCACAATTTGAGACTTGGCTTGGCAAGTGATGGGTTCAATCCATTTCGAATCATGAGCATATCTCATAGCACATGGCCAATTATCTTAATGGTGTATTATTTGCCTCCTTGGATGTGCATGAAGCCAGAATATTGTATGCTTTCTTTGCTTATACCTGGGTCGCGGTCACCTGGAAATGACATGGACATTTATTTACAACCATTAATAGAAGAGTTAAACGTGTTGTGGGAGTCTGGGGTTGAAACATATGATGCTTCAAGAAATCAAACCTTTCAAATGCGAGCAGCTCTTTTGTGGACAATCAGTGACTTCCCTGCATATGCTATGTTATCTGGTTGGAGTACAAAAGGGAAGTTGGCTTGCCCTTGTTGTAATTATGGCACTAATTCTCGCTATCTTAAACATAGTCGAAAAATGTGTTATATGTATCATCGTGTTTTTCTACCAATGGATCATCCATGGAGATCCAACAAAAGGTCTTTCAATGGGAAAACAGAATTTAGGCCTCCTCCACCTTTGTTAAAGGGAACTGATGTGCTTAATGACTTAGAAAATATTAATAATGTCTTTGGGAAAAAGAGGAAGAGAACAAATGATGGCCCATGGAAGAAAAAGTCAATTTTTTTGAATTACCTATTGGCAACACAATTCATTACATCATAA